From Armatimonadota bacterium:
TGGCAAAGTTGAACTCGTTCTGGACACCGATTTTTGTCAGGATTCGCAGAATTCGCCGCACTGGTATTTCTATCAGTGCATTTCCATATCACCCAGAATGGTCTGGATGTAATTGATCTGCCCCAGGTGATACGTCAAGTTCCAATGATGAAGGCCAATTGCGTCCGCCAAAGTGATGATCATCCCACCGCCAAACGGCAATGTGATTTCGCGCTCTAGATCTTCATCCTCGACCGAAGATACGAGCGAACAGATCTTTGCAGTCTCCGACCGAAGCGTGGCTGCCAGGCCGGCAAAGTCCTCGCTTTGTGCGCCGGATGCGCGATTTTCCTCGGCATGATCACGGAATCGTTCAGGAATATCTCCGCCGATCACGCGGGTTAGTAGCGCTGGACTTTGCGAGAGCTCCTTCAGTTGGCTCATTGCCGACCTTGTGTGCGGCGCAGGAGACCAGTCGCGTTTATCTTCTGGAATCGCTTCCACCGCGCGAATCACGTCTTCCACCGCTCGCTGAGTTAGCTTGACAACCTGATCTTGCAATCGCATATTCTGGTTTTACCGAATCTAGTCTAAGCGATGTATTGTGGAATTTGAGCAAAAAAGAAGCCCTCGAACGACTATTCGTCCGAGGGCTTCTGAGTAAAAAGGACCTAATTACGAAATCGACAAGCCAGCCTTGTTCCAATCCGCCAAGAATCGGTCCAGCCCCACATCGGTGAGTTGATGCTTGAACATCATTTCCATGATCTTGAATGGCATCGTGGACACATGGGCGCCCGCATTGATAGCCTGAGTGACGTGAAGTGGATGCCGGATACTGGCTACCAGCACTTCGCTGTCGAAGCCGTAAGTGTCGATCATCGCCACCGTGTCTTCCACCGCGACCATGCCGTCTGACCCCAGATCGTCAACCCTGCCGACGAAGTTGCTGATGTATGTCGCGCCGGCTTTGGCAGCAAGGAGAGCTTGGCCCACACTAAAGACCAAGGTCACGTTGGTTCGAATTCCCTTATCCGAAAGAGTCTTGACGAGTTTGATCCCAGGTTCGATCAGCGGGACTTTGACCACGATCTGTTCGTGCCAGCTCGAAATCTCAAGCGCTTCTTTCAGCATCGTGTCGTAGTCGGTCGCGACGACCTCGGCACTGATCGAGCCACCAGGCACGAGTTCACAGATCTTCAGTACGGTTTCTTTGAAGCCTTTTCCAGACTTAGCGATCAAGGTAGGGTTCGTGGTCACCCCGTCCAAGATGCCCCAATCGGCGGCACGGCGTACTTCTTCAACATCTCCGGTATCAACAAAAAGCTTCACAGCGACTATTTTACATGGTTTAGAATCGCTCGAATTCTAATAAATCCTGTTAGGTTTACTAG
This genomic window contains:
- the fsa gene encoding fructose-6-phosphate aldolase, encoding MKLFVDTGDVEEVRRAADWGILDGVTTNPTLIAKSGKGFKETVLKICELVPGGSISAEVVATDYDTMLKEALEISSWHEQIVVKVPLIEPGIKLVKTLSDKGIRTNVTLVFSVGQALLAAKAGATYISNFVGRVDDLGSDGMVAVEDTVAMIDTYGFDSEVLVASIRHPLHVTQAINAGAHVSTMPFKIMEMMFKHQLTDVGLDRFLADWNKAGLSIS
- a CDS encoding DinB family protein; this encodes MRLQDQVVKLTQRAVEDVIRAVEAIPEDKRDWSPAPHTRSAMSQLKELSQSPALLTRVIGGDIPERFRDHAEENRASGAQSEDFAGLAATLRSETAKICSLVSSVEDEDLEREITLPFGGGMIITLADAIGLHHWNLTYHLGQINYIQTILGDMEMH